The genomic interval CAGCATTGGAATCGAAGAAAGGTAAAGCTATTGGAGAATTTTACGGGACACATTATTGGGATATCGAAGGCAATATCGTAAAGGATAATCTTGAAGGCGATGACTCTAGAGTTATCATGGACAGAGTCATTCCATTTATAGATCAATCTGTGGATGAAAGACAACCATTTTTTTCAGTGATTTGGTTTCATGCAAGCCATACGCCGGTGTTAACGGGAGGAAAATATTTGGACATGTATGAAGGCAAAGGACTTAGCGATGATCAAAAGCACTTCTACGGAACACTTACTGCTATGGATGAGCAAGTAGGAAGATTGCGAGAAAAGTTGAGTGAGTTGGGAGTTGATAAAAATACCATTATTTATTTTTGCTCTGACAATGGCCCCGCAGGCAATGGAGATATGAGCAATAGATGGCAAGGCACAACCAGTGGCTTGAAAGGCAGGAAAAAGAGTCTGCATGAAGGAGGTGTCAGAGTGCCTGGGTTAATGGTTTGGCCAGCTCGAATTAAAGAAAGAAAGGTGATCAATACACCCATGAGCACGCTTGATTATTATCCAACAATATGCGATATATTGAATATCAAGTCGAGCAAGATTATTTATCCACTTGATGGGGTGAGTATGATGGACTATATTGATAGTAGTGGAGAGGATAGAGAAAAACCAATTGGTTTTCAGTCGATTAGAGGAGAAGTGGCTTGGATGGATAATGAGTATAAGCTTTATCGCTACAGACAAGATTCAAAGTATGAATTGTTTGATATAGTAGCTGACCCGAATGAGTCTATTGATATCATAAAGACTAATCCTAAAATTGCAAAACGCATGATAAAGGCTTTGGAGAAATGGCAGAAGTCATGTATTAAGAGTGATCTTGGTCATGATTATTAATAGCCTAATTATAAAATTGATTTTAGCAGTATTCTTTCAGGCGGAATAAAGTCGCCATGATTTTTTATGAAAAAGCAGAATTATGAATATGTACAGTCTATGCATGAAAAAAAATTAAAATGAATTGGAAAAGCAGAGTTATTTATACTACTATTTTCGCTCAATGCATTGCAGGACAGAGTTGTGGTGGAAAAGAGCATAAACACCCTATCGAGAAACAAAAGCCAAATATACTTTTTATCTTAGCTGATGACCAATGCTACGAGACTGTTCGTTCGCTGGGAAATACAGAGATACATACACCTAATCTTGATCGATTGGTGAGTTCGGGAACTACATTTACCCATGCATACAATATGGGAGGATGGAATGGAGCTATTTCTACAGCGAGTAGATCCATGTTCAATACAGGCTTGTTTTTATGGAAGTCTTCTAAAGGAAATTTAAAAAAGAAAAGCGTTGATCCCACGACAGCAGGGTTGATGCGAGATAAAGAACAGTTATGGTCTCAACGCATGTCTTCTCAAGGCTATGAAACATACTTTGCTGGCAAGTGGCATGTGAAAGGGGTTACTTCAGATGAAGTTTTTGATCATGCCAAGTTTGAGAAAAAAGGGATGCCCAAGCAAACAGCCGAGGGCTATTATCGACCTCAGTTGGGAGTAGAAGACCTATGGTCTCCTTCGGACACAACATTTGGAGGATTTTGGCAGGGAGGAAAACACTGGTCTGAAGTGTTAAGAGATATCGGAGAAGAATATATTTTGAATCATAAAAGCAATTCCAAAAAGCCTTTTTTCATGTATTTGGGGTTCAATGCTCCTCATGATCCTAGACAATCTCCTCAAGAGTATGTGGATATGTATCCTTTAGATAGCATTGCAGTTCCAAGTAGTTTTCAAGAAGAGTATCCAGACGCAGAAACTATTTGCGGTAGGAAGTTAAGAGATGAAAGGCTTGCGCCGTATCCAAGAACGCCTTATTCTATTAAAGTAAATCGACAAGAATATTATGCTATTATAACGCATATGGATGCTCAGATCGGAAGGATATTAGAAGCGTTGGATAAATCCGGACAAGCTGAAAATACATATATATTTTTCACAGCGGATCATGGGTTGGCCGTTGGCAATCATGGCTTGATGGGAAAACAGAATATGTATGATCATAGCATTAGGTCGCCATTTATACTTACAGGACCTGATGTTCCTAGAGGAAAGCTTATAAGCCATGATATATACATACAAGACGCCATGGCTTCCAGCCTTGAACTAGCTTATGGAGAAGAGCAAAAAGATATCGATTTCCGAAGTGTAATGCCTTTAATTCGAGGTGATCGTATTCAGAACTATGAGTCTATTTATGGAGCTTATATTAATCGTCAGCGTATGATTCGATCCAATGGATATAAATTGATATTATATCCTCAGAAGGGCATTTATAAATTATTTGACTTGCAAATAGATCCATATGAAGTGAATAATATTGCGCATAATCCAGAACACAAAGAACGGATTAAATCTATGTATCAGGAATTAAAGTTATTGCAAAAGAATAAGTATAAAGATCCTCTTAGTTTAGATGATTTCTATCCCGAGTTAATGAAATATGAATAAATATGTAAATATAATGATGAATTTTCAACTCGAGTTGATAATTGGGAGATACATACATAATTAAAGAATGTTAATCACTTAATTATGTATGTTACATTTCTAACTTTAAACCTATTACCAATTTCGTTTTGCTTTACGGTATTTTTTGCGTTCGATAGCGGGAGCGAGCATGATGCCCATCTCAGCGGCATGACGTCGCACAGTCGTGATGGATAGGCCTGTTTCGGCTGCTATGGCTAAAGCGGTCTTTCCTTTGGAGTTTCTTATGATATCTTGATTTCGCTCTTTGATGAGCTTCTGATGGAATCCTGAGGGCATAGTCGTTTGTGTTTGCTCCCAGTGTTGAAACACTGGGGTATGGTTTCATTTGTTTTAATTACAGCGTTGAAACGCTGGATAGGGTAGGTTTAATACGGAAAGAAGGTCGCGAAGGATACGAAATTTGAATAATGATAATGTTTTCTTTATGGCTTGGGATACGTAATGAATTGCTTCTGTACGATAGTTGGCAAACGAGTCATAAATTCGATAAGGTTATAGGGCAACCACGTAGGGAATATCCATAGCGATTATTGTTATTTTTCAATAATCAACTTCTTGCTTACGATATTTTTCTCCGAAACACCAAATATCTGATAAATCCCAGAATTCAGCTTATCTTCCAAATCAAATACAAGTGACAAAGACCCATTCATATCTGAAGTCGTCGTAGTCGAATAAATTTTTTGGCCTATGGAATTAACTATATAAACATCTATTTTTCGAGAGGATTCATAAGCATTATCAACTGTAAAATGAAGCCTGTCATTAACCTGCACTGGATTTGGAAATAAATTGATCATTACTGTTTGATGATTAATTTCTTGATCATCAATGGATGTGATTGGAACAAATGCGGAGTCGCTTTTTATACACTCATTTGAATCCATAACCACAACTCTATAATCTTCCATATCCGTAATAGCAATCACTGTATCATTCATTCCATTATTCCATGAAAATGTATATGGAGGTACGCCTCCTTTAACTTTCGCTGATAGAGAATCTGATAATATATCAATGATCACATCAAGTGGTTCTGGTTCGACTAGTGATAATGTGTCAGATACGAAACACTGATCATCATCTTTCACTATAATTTCGTAAAATCCATCAGACAAACCTTTAAAGATATATGAAGAATGAAAACGGTCACCTCCGTTGATACTATATTGAAATTTATTAGCTTCTTGAAAACCATTTAAGATAATTTCACCATTATTATAACTATGGCATGTTGGATCAAATGCATCAATAGACAATGAGAGCATTGATAAATCTAAAGTTATAACAGAATCACAACCTGTGGAACTTGTCAAAGTATGTGTTGCAGTGTTATTGTTTTCTGTGTAAGTAAGGCCATCAATCCAAGTATAGCTATTGCAAGATGTGATAATATCTGTTGATGAAATAGCTTCTCCAATAGTTAAATTGAGAATAACGACAGAATCGCAACCTGTGGAGCTTGTCAAAGTATATGTTGCGGTATTATTGCTTTCTGTGTAAGTGATACCATTAATCCAAGTATAGTTATCGCAAGTTGTAATAGTATCTGTTGAATGTATTTCATTGCAATTTTGTTTATTACGACCAATTATATCTGCACCAGTGATATCACTGGTAATAAGCTTCAACTGTGGTGGGTTGCTTCGCTTATGGCTGTCAAATTGAGCTTGTTTTAAAACCCTATTCTCATCTTCGATCCAAATAGTAACATAAGGATCACCTGCTGTAATTTTTTCAATGATATAGTCTTTAATTTCAAAGTCAAAATATTGATTTTCCTGATTAATATTTATCTCTGTGATTTTCTCTTCACGAAGAGGACCATTGTTCAAAGTTACTGAAGTCTCATCCCACTGATCTCCGATCACCTTAAAAGCAGATACTTGAAGAGAATCATCTAAGGAATTTGTATACACACGAAACTTAGCATCTCTTATTTCATGGGTACTCAGAGAATCAGAAAGATCAAATTTAAATATTCCAGTTACCTTTCTGGTTGAATTGGAATAAACTTCCACTTTTGAATAATTGGCAACAGAATTAGGGCTTTGGTCATCCAGCGCTGCATCATGGATTGAAGTTATTTGAAGGGTATCTATAGTTGCGCCAAACGTAATCCCAATTGAATCTGCCAATGATTTTTTGTTGTCTAAATCTGTCGCTATAGCCCGCAATATGTATGCGCCGGTATCAGCTGGTATCCAATTAATAGCATAAGGACTTGAAGTGTCTATTCCAATAGAATTGTTTCCTACAAAAAATTCAACTTGAGCAACACTGCCATCTATATCACTGGCATCGGCCCTAATAGTCAAAGTTTCTACGTTGTCAAAATTTCGCAAATGAACTGGAGACGTAATTGAAACTACAGGAGGCTTAGCCCCCACATAAATCGGTACTATTTCTGATGAAACCACATTGCTATCGCTATCCATGACAATAGCTTGTAACGAATAAGCTCCATCGTTAGGAGCCCAATCAATATTGTAAGGGCTTATAGAATCAACTCCTAAATAATTGTTATTCACAAAAAAATCAACTTTTTCAATATTTCCTGAAGAGCCTAATTTATTTCCTCCAGGGTCACTAGCCTGGGCAGTAATTGTAATTTTACTTCCAGAACTTAATTGTCCGTTTTGAATTGGCGACAATATTTCAACAGTAGGCAAATGCAGCTGATCAGTAGCCCATTCTTCTTGAGAAACAGATATTGAATCAGTAATATTTATACCATCAAAATACAAAATTCTTTCATCCCGAATCTCGGTATACATCCCAAATTTAATATAGCCATTTTCATTCTTATAAAGTGTGGGACCAATATAGGAATAAACCAATTCTCCATTTAGCCACACTTTTATCGCACCATCAGCTTCTTGTGAATGTTTGACATAATACTTTAGGTCATTCCATTGATCTGGCTTTGCATAACCGAATAAATCTCCTTCATCATCTTCACTGTTCCAATGACGAACACTTCGTATGGTTAATTTATAATCACCTTCATTACTTAGACGAATTTCCGCATTAGGATCACCACCTCCATATTGTTTCCATTGGGAGATAACCGTTGAATATTGCGTTACCTTATCCCAAATCACTTGAGGAGGGAAAAAGCTCAATGAATAATACCTTTCATCGCCAGGAGAAAAAGCTAAGCTTGATGGGCTTGTAGCCAATTCAACACGATAAGCATAGTCATTATTAGGAAAGTTACTGCCATCAGCATAAAATTTCAAAGCATAATTTCCTTCCCTAGCCCAAGAAATTTCTTTAGCTGAAATATAATGCAAATCATTGGCTGTAAAATGTCCAGAACCATCTTCCACTGCGCTATTTCCATTTTTTGAATAACTTTCAACTAATGGAGTTTCGACTCCGCTATCTACAGTCCCCGTTTCGCCTCCAATATTTATGTTAATTCTTTGACTATTAGAAGTAAGTGGAAGAATCTGAAAACAAACGAATAAAATCATGAGCTTAGCAAAATTCATATATGAATAAAACAAATTGAAATTATGCATAATGAAGAATGAATTACTATGCAAAAACCAAAATTCAGTAAATATGTTGATCCTATTTTCTGATATTATTTAAGAAAATAATATAACAAAGCAATCTAGAAGGCTTGATCGTATCGGTTATAAATTTTAGATGATTAAAGTTATAGTAGGAGTAGCCTGGCAAATCACTGAAGCATTATATAAAGTCTCTAAGATCTATATGCATCTAACAAAAATAGAATAAGGCTATTAAGGTTCGTTTTTGCTCATAGTTTTAGAATTTTATGCTCTATAAATATGTTTATGTTTAATTGTGTAGCTGAAAACCGTGAAGGATTTTTCATAATATATCTAAATTGCCAAATAATTTGACAAAGGAAATGCTAATGGATAAGGCTAAACTTATTGAATGGAGATTAGAAATAGCAGGCTTTGTATCGGCGGGAATAGCGGCTGTGGCTTGGTGGTTTTTAGAAAATTTCTTTAGATCTATAAGACGACGTCGGAGAATATGCGGAGATTAAGAAAAGTCTTGCCGTTTTGGAGGAAAGGGTTGGTGATTTTTTGTAAGCATAGGGTTTCCGCACAGGGAGAACTCACGAATTCAAATTAATGTGTGATGTTTTAGGGAGAAAAGGCAGACTGTTAGTTTTTCCCTTGTATTTTTGGAAGGATGCAGAAAAGAGTTCATTTTTTGTTAATCACTCACAACAAGTATTATATTACCTAAAATTTAAGATTATGATTTTTTTTAGGATAATAATCCATTACAATATTCACTAATAAAGAGTTTAATGTCATAGTTTTCTAAAGGGATATGTCTTAGTTAAATATTAGCTATATTATATTACTTGATTGAAGTACTTTTTTATTTTTCTTAGTTAGTTGAAAAATATAACTGCTTCATATTAAAGTAATTAAAAAGACATATCTATTATTTTCAATATTTTTTTATAACATACCTATCATTATCTATGAAAAAGATTTTGCTTTCATTATCTCTTTTTTGGCTTTTTTCAGCTTGTCATACCAAAGTTGATGAACTTAGTAATAACATTGCTATCATTCCGCAACCGGTAACGTTGGATATTAAAAAAGGAAACTTTGAATTGAGTTCAGCAACTCGAATTATATTTGAAAAAAGCCAAACCTCAAATGCTGATTTTCTAAGATCTTATTTACATACAGCCACAGGTGTGAATTTTGACTTGAAGGAAGCTAATGAACCATCAAAAGGGGCAATATTTTTGACTTTGGACAAAAGCCTAAAACCATCCCAGTATACTCTAAATATTGCTGAAAATCAAATTATCATCAAAGGAGGAGATGATAAAGCTGTGTTTTATGGAGTCCAATCTCTCAGACAATTACTGCCTCCATCCTTTGAGAAGTCCGGAAATACCAGTGATATTTATTTATTGCCCAATGTAAATATAAAAGATTGGCCACGATTTCCTTACAGAGGCTTGCACTTGGATGTTGGACGCCATTTTATGAGTAAAGAGTTCATTAAGAAGTATATTGATATGCTCGCTTTGCACAAGATGGATAAATTTCATTGGCACCTAACAGAAGGTCAAGGTTGGAGAATAGAAATAAAGAAATATCCCAAGCTTACTGATATTGGCGCTTGGCGTACAGAATTGAATGGTGATAAATACGGAGGTTTCTATACACAAGAAG from Aureibacter tunicatorum carries:
- a CDS encoding sulfatase-like hydrolase/transferase codes for the protein MNKYTRKVGYSVLMAVMGVSTVHAEVETQAENEKPNIILIMTDDQGWGDTGYNGHEYLKTPSLDQMAEEGILFNRFYASSPVSSPTRASCLTGRHPYRYGIYYANRGYLKKEEYTLAELLKDNGYRTGHFGKWHLGTLTKSIRDANRGGKEGNDYLYSPPWENGYDDCFVTESKVPTWDPMKNPDPSALESKKGKAIGEFYGTHYWDIEGNIVKDNLEGDDSRVIMDRVIPFIDQSVDERQPFFSVIWFHASHTPVLTGGKYLDMYEGKGLSDDQKHFYGTLTAMDEQVGRLREKLSELGVDKNTIIYFCSDNGPAGNGDMSNRWQGTTSGLKGRKKSLHEGGVRVPGLMVWPARIKERKVINTPMSTLDYYPTICDILNIKSSKIIYPLDGVSMMDYIDSSGEDREKPIGFQSIRGEVAWMDNEYKLYRYRQDSKYELFDIVADPNESIDIIKTNPKIAKRMIKALEKWQKSCIKSDLGHDY
- a CDS encoding sulfatase-like hydrolase/transferase; amino-acid sequence: MNWKSRVIYTTIFAQCIAGQSCGGKEHKHPIEKQKPNILFILADDQCYETVRSLGNTEIHTPNLDRLVSSGTTFTHAYNMGGWNGAISTASRSMFNTGLFLWKSSKGNLKKKSVDPTTAGLMRDKEQLWSQRMSSQGYETYFAGKWHVKGVTSDEVFDHAKFEKKGMPKQTAEGYYRPQLGVEDLWSPSDTTFGGFWQGGKHWSEVLRDIGEEYILNHKSNSKKPFFMYLGFNAPHDPRQSPQEYVDMYPLDSIAVPSSFQEEYPDAETICGRKLRDERLAPYPRTPYSIKVNRQEYYAIITHMDAQIGRILEALDKSGQAENTYIFFTADHGLAVGNHGLMGKQNMYDHSIRSPFILTGPDVPRGKLISHDIYIQDAMASSLELAYGEEQKDIDFRSVMPLIRGDRIQNYESIYGAYINRQRMIRSNGYKLILYPQKGIYKLFDLQIDPYEVNNIAHNPEHKERIKSMYQELKLLQKNKYKDPLSLDDFYPELMKYE
- a CDS encoding Ig-like domain-containing protein, giving the protein MILFVCFQILPLTSNSQRININIGGETGTVDSGVETPLVESYSKNGNSAVEDGSGHFTANDLHYISAKEISWAREGNYALKFYADGSNFPNNDYAYRVELATSPSSLAFSPGDERYYSLSFFPPQVIWDKVTQYSTVISQWKQYGGGDPNAEIRLSNEGDYKLTIRSVRHWNSEDDEGDLFGYAKPDQWNDLKYYVKHSQEADGAIKVWLNGELVYSYIGPTLYKNENGYIKFGMYTEIRDERILYFDGINITDSISVSQEEWATDQLHLPTVEILSPIQNGQLSSGSKITITAQASDPGGNKLGSSGNIEKVDFFVNNNYLGVDSISPYNIDWAPNDGAYSLQAIVMDSDSNVVSSEIVPIYVGAKPPVVSITSPVHLRNFDNVETLTIRADASDIDGSVAQVEFFVGNNSIGIDTSSPYAINWIPADTGAYILRAIATDLDNKKSLADSIGITFGATIDTLQITSIHDAALDDQSPNSVANYSKVEVYSNSTRKVTGIFKFDLSDSLSTHEIRDAKFRVYTNSLDDSLQVSAFKVIGDQWDETSVTLNNGPLREEKITEININQENQYFDFEIKDYIIEKITAGDPYVTIWIEDENRVLKQAQFDSHKRSNPPQLKLITSDITGADIIGRNKQNCNEIHSTDTITTCDNYTWINGITYTESNNTATYTLTSSTGCDSVVILNLTIGEAISSTDIITSCNSYTWIDGLTYTENNNTATHTLTSSTGCDSVITLDLSMLSLSIDAFDPTCHSYNNGEIILNGFQEANKFQYSINGGDRFHSSYIFKGLSDGFYEIIVKDDDQCFVSDTLSLVEPEPLDVIIDILSDSLSAKVKGGVPPYTFSWNNGMNDTVIAITDMEDYRVVVMDSNECIKSDSAFVPITSIDDQEINHQTVMINLFPNPVQVNDRLHFTVDNAYESSRKIDVYIVNSIGQKIYSTTTTSDMNGSLSLVFDLEDKLNSGIYQIFGVSEKNIVSKKLIIEK